In Gemmatimonadetes bacterium T265, one DNA window encodes the following:
- the nfi gene encoding endonuclease V — translation MSEDAAGRADDYQFPTTIEAATAEQQRLRARVVLVPPAGFAPHLVAGLDVSMERDGDIAYAGIVVLALPRLETVAEATAVSPVRMPYVPGFLSFRELPALAAAYAVLRARGVRPDVLVFDGQGYAHPRRFGIACHGGLVFDTPSVGCAKSILVGRHGPLGEEQWARAPLVHRREVVGDAVRLRAKVLPVYISPGHLMDRDTAVQVVERVSAGFREPETTRRAHRLVNAVRRGERAPDAG, via the coding sequence ATGAGCGAGGACGCGGCGGGCAGGGCGGACGACTATCAGTTCCCGACGACGATCGAGGCGGCGACCGCGGAGCAGCAGCGGTTGCGTGCACGCGTCGTCCTCGTGCCGCCGGCGGGGTTCGCGCCGCACCTCGTCGCGGGGCTCGACGTGAGCATGGAGCGCGACGGCGATATCGCGTATGCCGGGATCGTCGTGCTCGCGCTGCCCCGGCTCGAGACGGTCGCGGAAGCGACGGCCGTGTCGCCCGTGCGCATGCCGTACGTGCCCGGCTTCCTCTCGTTCCGCGAACTCCCGGCGCTCGCGGCGGCGTACGCGGTGTTGCGCGCCCGCGGCGTGCGACCCGACGTGCTCGTCTTCGACGGGCAGGGCTACGCGCACCCGCGCCGGTTCGGCATCGCGTGCCACGGAGGGCTCGTCTTCGACACGCCGTCGGTCGGCTGCGCGAAGTCGATCCTCGTCGGCCGGCACGGGCCGTTGGGCGAGGAGCAGTGGGCACGCGCGCCGCTCGTACACCGCCGCGAGGTCGTCGGAGACGCGGTGCGGCTGCGCGCGAAGGTGCTGCCCGTGTACATCTCGCCCGGGCACCTGATGGACCGCGACACGGCCGTGCAGGTTGTCGAGCGCGTGAGCGCGGGATTCCGCGAGCCCGAGACGACCCGGCGCGCGCACCGGCTCGTGAATGCGGTGAGACGGGGCGAGCGAGCCCCCGACGCGGGGTAG
- a CDS encoding methyltransferase, whose product MSDEPGDASHNAGAAGGASLPPAYFDDVYAANADPWAFATSPYEAAKYTATLVALPRSRYRSGLEIGCSIGVLTRRLAGRCDHLLAVDVAAAALARARARTADLPNVTLARVRVPDEDPGGAYDLVVLSEVGYYWAPPDLDRAADLIARRLEPGGHLVLVHWTPFVPDYPMTGDAVHDRLLAHSGFRRVAGRREEKYRLDVLERAPGRDAGAEPSPA is encoded by the coding sequence GTGAGCGACGAACCCGGCGACGCGTCGCACAACGCCGGCGCGGCGGGCGGGGCGTCGCTGCCGCCGGCGTATTTCGACGACGTGTACGCCGCGAACGCCGACCCGTGGGCGTTCGCGACGAGTCCGTACGAGGCCGCGAAGTACACGGCCACGCTCGTCGCCCTGCCCCGATCGCGCTACCGGTCGGGGCTCGAGATTGGGTGCTCGATCGGCGTCCTCACGCGCCGGCTGGCCGGGCGGTGCGACCACCTCCTCGCCGTGGACGTCGCCGCCGCGGCGCTCGCCCGCGCGCGCGCGCGCACCGCCGACCTGCCCAACGTCACCCTCGCCCGCGTGCGCGTGCCCGACGAGGACCCCGGCGGCGCGTACGACCTCGTCGTGCTCTCCGAGGTGGGCTACTACTGGGCGCCGCCCGACCTCGACCGCGCGGCCGACCTGATCGCGCGCCGCCTGGAACCGGGCGGGCACCTCGTGCTCGTGCACTGGACGCCGTTCGTCCCGGACTACCCCATGACCGGCGACGCCGTGCACGACCGGCTACTCGCGCACTCCGGGTTCCGACGCGTCGCCGGCAGGCGCGAGGAGAAATACCGCCTCGACGTGCTCGAGCGGGCGCCCGGCCGGGACGCCGGCGCGGAGCCTTCTCCGGCCTAA
- a CDS encoding 2-deoxy-D-gluconate 3-dehydrogenase, whose amino-acid sequence MTIATDSLHLIIGAAGGIGSALARRLAAGGGRVVLAGRDAGRLDALAVALGGAAVGVVALDATRFEAVDALVADAARAHGPIAGLVNCAGSLLLKPAHLTSQAEYEQTIAASLTTAFATVRAAGRTLAAQADGGAVVLVASAAARTGLANHEAIAAAKAGVIGLTRSAAASYAGRGLRVNCVAPGLVRTPLTARITSTPAGEQASLGMHALGRLGEPADVAEMIAYLVSPAAAWITGQTVGVDGGLGTVRAR is encoded by the coding sequence ATGACGATCGCCACCGACTCGCTCCACCTCATCATCGGCGCGGCGGGCGGCATCGGTTCCGCGCTCGCGCGCCGGCTCGCCGCCGGGGGCGGGCGCGTCGTCCTCGCCGGCCGCGACGCCGGCCGGCTCGACGCGCTCGCCGTGGCGTTAGGCGGTGCCGCCGTCGGCGTCGTCGCGCTCGACGCGACGCGCTTCGAGGCCGTCGACGCGCTCGTCGCCGACGCCGCGCGCGCGCACGGCCCGATCGCGGGGCTCGTCAACTGCGCCGGCTCGCTCCTCCTCAAGCCCGCGCACCTCACGTCGCAGGCCGAGTACGAGCAGACCATCGCGGCCTCGCTCACGACGGCGTTCGCCACGGTGCGCGCCGCCGGCCGCACCCTCGCCGCGCAAGCGGACGGCGGGGCCGTCGTCCTCGTCGCGAGCGCCGCCGCGCGCACCGGCCTCGCGAATCACGAAGCGATCGCCGCGGCGAAGGCCGGCGTGATCGGCCTCACGCGCTCGGCGGCCGCGAGCTACGCGGGCCGCGGACTGCGGGTCAACTGCGTCGCGCCGGGCCTCGTGCGCACGCCGCTCACCGCCCGCATCACGAGCACCCCCGCCGGCGAGCAGGCGTCGCTCGGCATGCACGCACTCGGCCGCCTCGGCGAGCCGGCCGACGTCGCCGAGATGATCGCGTACCTCGTCTCACCGGCGGCCGCGTGGATCACAGGGCAGACCGTCGGCGTCGACGGCGGGCTCGGCACCGTGCGCGCGCGGTAG
- a CDS encoding peptidase M61, which yields MLRRISDVCLPVLMSRPVLARLITLAFATALGVASPVRAQRSPAVPVAPRPGVGPLQAAARPYAIAYTVAMPDPASHLYEIGMEVRGALPDTLRLVLPVWSPGRYARVDFARNVQEFGAEDGAGRALRWTKLGGSTWGVLVGGASAHVAPERVARVRYRVFADDLSGTYSVLDTAHANWNGAGLFVYADGHKPDPVTLAIRPPAGWAVVNGPQGNPGRELPTSDGTTAFRFPNYDELVDAPTEVVPAVHMTIDTFSVDGRRYRVMLHHNGPLDAGVRRHFVDGARAIVARENRVIAPPPLAQYTFLAHAGYGGGDGMEHLTSTEIITARPLADSAAADRFLGTVAHEYFHTWNVKRVRPVALGPFDYTEAQHEPSLWAAEGWTQYYGEMTPVRVGIVSRAAFYDRLARTLRAVATSPARLERSPRAASFDAPFFDGARAAMQVNSAATFVSYYTAGEARALALDLMIRGRSDGGRSLDDVLRALKRRTWDAPRATYYLDGRGYTEDDVERAASEVAGTELHGWFDRYVGGTDDLPWAELLRAVGLTLTTGGSAWTIAEDPAATARAVALRDAWLR from the coding sequence ATGCTACGGCGCATCAGTGACGTCTGCCTCCCCGTGCTCATGTCTCGACCCGTCCTCGCCCGGCTGATCACCCTCGCCTTCGCCACCGCACTCGGCGTCGCGTCGCCCGTCCGGGCGCAGCGGTCCCCGGCGGTGCCCGTCGCGCCGCGCCCGGGCGTCGGCCCGTTGCAGGCCGCGGCCCGCCCGTACGCGATCGCGTACACCGTCGCCATGCCCGATCCGGCGTCGCATCTCTACGAGATCGGGATGGAGGTACGGGGTGCGCTGCCCGACACGCTCCGCCTCGTCCTCCCCGTGTGGTCTCCCGGTCGCTACGCGCGGGTCGACTTCGCGCGCAACGTGCAGGAATTCGGGGCCGAGGACGGGGCGGGGCGCGCCCTCCGGTGGACGAAGCTCGGCGGTTCGACATGGGGCGTGCTCGTCGGCGGCGCATCGGCGCACGTCGCGCCGGAGCGCGTGGCGCGGGTACGCTACCGCGTATTCGCGGACGACCTATCGGGCACGTACAGCGTGCTCGACACCGCGCACGCGAACTGGAACGGTGCGGGGCTGTTCGTCTACGCGGACGGGCACAAGCCGGACCCCGTGACGCTCGCGATCCGGCCGCCCGCGGGGTGGGCCGTCGTCAACGGCCCGCAGGGCAACCCCGGCCGCGAGCTGCCGACGTCGGACGGCACGACGGCGTTCCGCTTCCCGAACTACGACGAGCTGGTCGACGCGCCGACCGAGGTTGTGCCGGCGGTCCACATGACGATCGACACGTTCTCCGTCGACGGACGCCGGTATCGGGTCATGCTGCACCACAACGGCCCGCTCGACGCGGGCGTGCGGCGGCACTTCGTCGACGGCGCGCGGGCCATCGTCGCGCGGGAGAACCGGGTGATCGCGCCGCCGCCGCTCGCGCAGTACACCTTTCTCGCGCACGCCGGCTACGGCGGCGGCGACGGGATGGAGCACCTCACCTCGACCGAGATCATCACCGCCCGCCCGCTCGCCGACTCGGCCGCGGCGGACCGCTTCCTCGGCACCGTCGCGCACGAGTACTTCCACACCTGGAACGTGAAGCGGGTGCGCCCGGTCGCGTTAGGCCCGTTCGACTACACCGAGGCGCAGCACGAGCCGTCGCTCTGGGCGGCCGAGGGGTGGACGCAGTACTACGGGGAGATGACGCCGGTGCGGGTGGGGATCGTCTCGCGCGCGGCGTTCTACGACCGGCTCGCGCGCACGCTCCGGGCGGTCGCGACCTCGCCCGCACGGCTCGAGCGCTCGCCGCGCGCGGCCTCGTTCGATGCGCCGTTCTTCGACGGCGCGCGCGCGGCGATGCAGGTCAACTCGGCCGCGACGTTCGTCAGCTACTACACGGCGGGCGAGGCGCGGGCGCTCGCGCTCGACCTGATGATCCGCGGCCGGTCGGACGGCGGGCGGTCGCTCGACGACGTCCTCCGCGCGCTCAAGCGGCGGACGTGGGACGCGCCGCGCGCGACGTACTACCTCGACGGGCGCGGCTACACCGAGGACGACGTCGAACGTGCGGCGAGCGAGGTCGCCGGCACGGAGCTGCACGGGTGGTTCGACCGCTACGTCGGTGGCACCGACGACCTGCCGTGGGCGGAGCTCCTGCGAGCCGTGGGTTTGACGCTGACCACAGGCGGGAGCGCGTGGACGATCGCGGAGGACCCCGCGGCGACCGCGCGGGCGGTGGCGTTGCGGGACGCGTGGCTGCGGTGA
- the bioB gene encoding biotin synthase, which yields MLLPSWDALAEQALAGELITRDDALAVLRAPDDALLDQLAAAYRVRRRYWGNKVRLHFLLNAQSGLCPEDCGYCSQSKVSGAEIEKYPMLARERILEAADRAAALKAGTFCMVISGRSPGGRVFEKVLDAVREVKARHDLKVCACLGLLTQEQAVALKAAGVTQVNHNLNTSARFTPEVVSTHTFEDRVATVEQVRAAGLKTCSGGIVGMGETDDDVIDLALSLRALEVRSVPVNFLIPVPGTPFADVRALDPRRCLRILALYRFLLPSQELRIAGGREVHLRSMQVMGLYAANSIFIGDYLTTQGAAARADLDMLRDAGFVVETPDGEPLAGDPFAGLPAAYPRAPLPMATLG from the coding sequence ATGCTCCTGCCTTCCTGGGACGCCCTCGCCGAGCAGGCCCTCGCCGGCGAGTTGATCACGCGCGACGACGCGCTCGCGGTGCTCCGCGCGCCGGACGACGCCCTCCTCGACCAACTCGCCGCCGCCTACCGCGTGCGCCGCCGCTACTGGGGCAACAAGGTGCGGCTGCACTTCCTGCTGAACGCGCAGAGCGGCCTCTGCCCCGAGGACTGCGGCTACTGCTCGCAGTCGAAGGTGAGCGGGGCCGAGATCGAGAAGTACCCGATGCTCGCGCGCGAGCGCATCCTCGAGGCGGCGGACCGCGCCGCCGCGCTCAAGGCGGGCACGTTCTGCATGGTGATCTCCGGGCGCTCGCCCGGGGGCCGCGTGTTCGAGAAGGTGCTCGACGCCGTGCGCGAGGTGAAGGCGCGGCACGACCTCAAGGTGTGCGCGTGCCTCGGGCTCCTCACGCAGGAGCAGGCGGTCGCGCTGAAGGCGGCGGGCGTGACGCAGGTGAACCACAACCTGAACACGAGCGCGCGCTTCACGCCCGAGGTGGTGAGCACGCACACGTTCGAGGACCGGGTCGCGACCGTCGAGCAGGTGCGCGCCGCGGGGCTCAAGACGTGCTCGGGCGGGATCGTCGGGATGGGCGAGACGGACGACGACGTCATCGACCTCGCGCTCTCCTTGCGCGCGCTCGAGGTGCGCTCGGTCCCGGTGAACTTCCTCATCCCGGTGCCGGGGACGCCGTTCGCGGACGTGCGCGCACTCGACCCGCGGCGCTGCCTGCGCATCCTCGCGCTCTACCGCTTCCTGCTGCCGTCGCAGGAGCTCCGCATCGCCGGCGGGCGCGAGGTGCACCTGCGCTCGATGCAGGTGATGGGACTGTACGCGGCAAACTCGATCTTCATCGGCGACTACCTGACCACGCAGGGCGCGGCGGCGCGCGCGGACCTCGACATGCTGCGCGACGCGGGCTTCGTGGTCGAGACGCCGGACGGCGAGCCGCTCGCGGGCGACCCGTTCGCCGGGCTCCCCGCGGCCTACCCGCGGGCGCCGCTGCCGATGGCGACGCTCGGGTGA
- the pdxH gene encoding pyridoxine/pyridoxamine 5'-phosphate oxidase: MSDPTASGADAPNPATLDPTLGGRPPVAPVDPEIADLRRSYTRAALDEGDVDPDPVAQFRRWFREALDAKAVEPNAMTLATVGPDGTPDARVVLLKGADARGFVFYTDYRGRKAQELAANPRAALVFWWAELERQVRVAGVVERTSRDESAAYFATRPRGSQMGAWTSRQSSVLPDRGALERDFAATEARFAGGGAVPLPDHWGGYRVVPVAYEFWQGRASRLHDRIRYVRDEARAGTAWRRERLSP, translated from the coding sequence GTGAGCGACCCGACCGCGTCCGGGGCCGACGCGCCGAACCCCGCGACTCTCGATCCCACGTTAGGCGGGCGCCCGCCGGTCGCGCCGGTCGACCCGGAGATCGCCGACCTGCGCCGGTCCTACACGCGCGCGGCGCTCGACGAGGGCGACGTCGACCCGGACCCGGTCGCCCAGTTCCGCCGCTGGTTCCGCGAGGCGCTCGACGCGAAGGCGGTCGAGCCGAACGCGATGACGCTCGCGACCGTGGGGCCCGACGGGACGCCAGACGCGCGCGTCGTGCTGCTCAAGGGCGCCGACGCGCGCGGGTTCGTTTTCTACACGGACTACCGCGGGCGGAAAGCGCAGGAGCTGGCGGCGAACCCGCGCGCCGCGCTCGTCTTCTGGTGGGCCGAACTCGAGCGGCAGGTGCGCGTCGCGGGCGTCGTCGAGCGCACGTCGCGCGACGAGAGCGCGGCGTACTTCGCCACGCGGCCGCGCGGGAGCCAGATGGGAGCGTGGACCTCCCGGCAATCGAGCGTGCTGCCGGATCGTGGGGCGCTGGAGCGGGACTTCGCGGCGACCGAGGCGCGCTTCGCCGGCGGCGGGGCGGTGCCCCTCCCGGACCACTGGGGCGGCTATCGCGTCGTGCCGGTCGCGTACGAGTTCTGGCAGGGGAGGGCGAGCCGACTGCACGACCGGATCCGGTACGTCCGAGACGAAGCGCGAGCCGGGACGGCCTGGCGCCGGGAGCGGCTTTCACCCTGA